A window of the Kosakonia sp. BYX6 genome harbors these coding sequences:
- the rpsU gene encoding 30S ribosomal protein S21, which produces MPVIKVRENEPFDVALRRFKRSCEKAGVLAEVRRREFYEKPTTERKRAKASAVKRHAKKLARENARRTRLY; this is translated from the coding sequence ATGCCGGTAATTAAAGTACGTGAAAACGAGCCGTTCGACGTAGCTCTGCGTCGCTTCAAGCGTTCCTGCGAAAAAGCAGGTGTTCTGGCGGAAGTTCGTCGTCGTGAGTTCTATGAAAAACCGACTACAGAACGTAAACGCGCTAAAGCATCGGCTGTGAAACGTCACGCGAAGAAACTGGCTCGCGAAAACGCACGCCGTACTCGTCTGTACTAA
- the plsY gene encoding glycerol-3-phosphate 1-O-acyltransferase PlsY translates to MSAIAPGMILLAYLCGSISSAILVCRLASLPDPRESGSGNPGATNVLRIGGKGAAVTVLIFDVLKGMLPVWGAYALGVTPFWLGLIAIAACLGHIWPVFFKFQGGKGVATAFGAIAPIGWDLTGVMAGTWLLTVLLSGYSSLGAIVSALIAPFYVWWFKPQFTFPVAMLSCLILLRHHDNIQRLWRHQETKIWSKLKKKKEKDNA, encoded by the coding sequence ATGAGTGCAATCGCGCCTGGAATGATTCTCCTTGCGTACCTTTGTGGCTCAATCTCCAGCGCCATTCTGGTCTGCCGCCTCGCCAGTCTCCCCGACCCGCGAGAGAGTGGTTCCGGCAATCCCGGTGCCACTAACGTTTTACGCATTGGCGGCAAGGGCGCAGCCGTAACGGTACTGATTTTTGATGTTTTGAAAGGCATGCTGCCGGTTTGGGGTGCGTACGCGCTTGGCGTAACACCGTTCTGGCTGGGTCTGATTGCTATTGCCGCCTGTCTTGGCCATATCTGGCCGGTTTTCTTTAAATTTCAGGGCGGTAAAGGCGTGGCGACCGCATTTGGTGCGATTGCGCCAATCGGCTGGGATCTAACGGGCGTGATGGCGGGAACCTGGCTTTTGACGGTGCTGCTAAGTGGTTATTCCTCGCTGGGCGCGATCGTCAGCGCATTGATTGCGCCGTTTTATGTCTGGTGGTTCAAACCGCAGTTCACTTTCCCGGTCGCCATGTTGTCGTGCCTGATCTTGCTGCGTCATCACGACAATATTCAACGCTTATGGCGACACCAGGAAACCAAAATCTGGTCGAAGCTGAAGAAGAAAAAAGAGAAAGATAATGCGTAA
- the mug gene encoding G/U mismatch-specific DNA glycosylase has translation MIHDILAPGLRVVFCGINPGKSSAHTGFHFAHPGNRFWKVIHQAGFTDQQLRPEDERHLLDTRCGITMLVERPTVQAAEVGLHELRSGGRELIKKIEEHQPAALAILGKQAFEQAFSVRGVKWGKQHMAIGVTQIWVLPNPSGLNRATLDKLVEAYRELDEALVSRGL, from the coding sequence ATGATCCACGATATTCTGGCACCGGGCTTGCGAGTGGTGTTTTGTGGTATCAATCCGGGGAAATCTTCTGCTCACACGGGGTTTCACTTTGCTCATCCGGGTAACCGTTTCTGGAAAGTGATTCATCAGGCTGGCTTTACTGATCAACAACTGCGCCCGGAAGATGAGCGTCATCTGCTGGATACGCGCTGTGGCATCACCATGCTGGTGGAGCGTCCAACGGTGCAGGCGGCAGAAGTCGGGTTGCATGAGTTACGTTCCGGGGGCAGGGAACTCATTAAAAAGATAGAAGAGCACCAGCCTGCTGCGCTGGCGATCCTCGGCAAGCAAGCATTTGAACAGGCTTTCAGCGTACGGGGCGTGAAGTGGGGCAAACAGCATATGGCCATCGGCGTGACGCAGATTTGGGTGCTGCCCAACCCCAGCGGCTTAAACCGCGCGACGCTGGATAAGCTGGTTGAAGCTTACCGGGAACTGGATGAGGCGCTGGTATCGCGCGGTCTGTAG
- a CDS encoding toll/interleukin-1 receptor domain-containing protein: protein MPIRQTVETRAAEQPDLRDVFLCHAWDDRQGVAKELHDLLEAAGVKVWFSEKDLGLGVPMMRAIDKGLANSRIGLVLVTPALLNRLPKEGVADKELSALLAGNQLVPIVHNTTYGALRNVSPLLASRSGLDTGEDSMEVVATKIAELVAV, encoded by the coding sequence ATGCCAATCCGACAAACTGTGGAGACTCGAGCAGCGGAGCAGCCCGATCTTCGTGACGTTTTCCTATGCCACGCGTGGGATGACCGGCAGGGGGTAGCCAAAGAATTACACGATTTACTCGAGGCTGCTGGCGTCAAAGTCTGGTTTAGCGAGAAAGATCTTGGGCTTGGAGTTCCTATGATGCGTGCCATAGACAAAGGCTTAGCGAACTCGCGAATCGGATTAGTATTGGTGACCCCTGCGCTACTTAACCGCCTCCCTAAAGAAGGCGTAGCTGATAAGGAGCTTTCAGCGTTATTGGCGGGTAACCAGCTAGTTCCAATTGTACATAATACGACGTATGGCGCTCTACGTAATGTTAGCCCTTTACTCGCTTCACGAAGCGGTTTAGACACTGGCGAAGATTCAATGGAAGTTGTCGCGACAAAGATCGCTGAGCTTGTCGCCGTTTAA
- the bacA gene encoding undecaprenyl-diphosphate phosphatase has protein sequence MGDMHSLLVAAILGVVEGLTEFLPVSSTGHMIIVGHLLGFEGDTAKTFEVVIQLGSILAVVVMFWRRLFGLIGIHFGKPRHEGTGTGRLSLIHILLGMIPAVVIGLVFHDTIKSLFNPRNVAYALVVGGFLLIAAEVLKPKVPRAQGVDDMTYRQAFMIGCFQCLALWPGFSRAGATISGGMLMGVSRYAASEFSFLLAVPMMMGATALDLYKSIGFLTTGDIPMFAVGFVTAFIVALIAIKTFLELIKHISFIPFAIYRFIVAAAVYVVFF, from the coding sequence ATGGGTGATATGCATTCACTGTTGGTGGCAGCCATCTTGGGTGTCGTTGAAGGTCTCACCGAGTTTCTACCCGTTTCCAGTACGGGCCACATGATCATTGTCGGGCATTTGCTGGGGTTCGAAGGTGATACGGCAAAAACGTTCGAAGTGGTGATCCAGTTAGGATCGATTCTGGCGGTGGTTGTGATGTTCTGGCGGCGCCTGTTTGGTTTGATCGGCATTCATTTCGGTAAACCTCGTCATGAAGGCACTGGCACCGGCCGTTTGTCACTGATTCATATCTTGTTAGGTATGATTCCGGCGGTTGTTATTGGGCTGGTGTTCCACGACACCATCAAATCACTGTTTAATCCCCGCAATGTGGCATATGCGCTGGTGGTCGGCGGTTTTCTGCTGATTGCCGCAGAAGTGCTGAAGCCAAAAGTTCCGCGCGCGCAGGGCGTCGATGATATGACTTATCGTCAGGCGTTTATGATTGGCTGCTTCCAGTGCCTGGCGCTGTGGCCGGGCTTCTCCCGCGCCGGAGCGACCATTTCGGGTGGGATGTTGATGGGGGTTAGCCGCTACGCGGCGTCAGAGTTCTCGTTCCTGCTGGCGGTGCCGATGATGATGGGCGCAACGGCGCTGGATCTCTATAAAAGCATCGGCTTCCTGACCACCGGTGACATTCCGATGTTCGCCGTCGGCTTTGTGACCGCGTTTATTGTGGCGCTGATCGCCATCAAAACCTTCCTGGAGCTGATTAAGCACATCTCCTTTATCCCGTTCGCAATCTATCGTTTTATTGTTGCAGCCGCGGTCTACGTCGTCTTCTTCTAA
- the folB gene encoding bifunctional dihydroneopterin aldolase/7,8-dihydroneopterin epimerase, producing MDIVFIEQLSVITTIGVYDWEQTIEQKLVFDIEMAWDNRLAAKSDDVKDCLSYADIAEAIVSHVEGGRFALVERVAEEVADLLLARFNSPWVRIKLSKPGAVARALNVGVIIERGLNPKKSF from the coding sequence ATGGATATTGTATTTATCGAGCAACTTTCAGTCATCACCACCATTGGTGTTTATGATTGGGAACAGACCATCGAGCAGAAATTAGTGTTCGATATCGAAATGGCGTGGGATAACCGCCTGGCGGCAAAAAGTGACGACGTGAAAGATTGTCTGAGTTATGCGGATATCGCCGAGGCGATTGTCAGCCATGTGGAAGGCGGCCGTTTCGCACTGGTGGAGCGCGTGGCGGAAGAGGTGGCCGATCTATTGTTGGCCCGCTTTAACTCCCCGTGGGTACGCATCAAACTCAGCAAACCTGGCGCGGTCGCGCGGGCGCTCAATGTTGGTGTCATCATTGAGCGTGGCCTAAATCCGAAAAAAAGTTTTTAA
- a CDS encoding phage late control D family protein, giving the protein MSEILYSEAGSTLTPAFMLKLESKDITGNISARLISLTMTDNRGFQADQLDLELNDADGLVVLPVRGAVLTLWLGWKGSALINKGRFTVDEVEHRGAPDTVTIRARSADFRGTLNSRREESWHDKTLGMIIEAIAARNKLESAVAPELARIVIPHIDQSQESDAKFLTRLADRNGGEVSVKAGKLLFLQAGKGLTASGKPIPQVTITRADGDRHQFAIADRGAYTGVTAQWLHTKDPKPKKVKVKRKPKVQHLRALQHPKAKAKKKEAKVPEAREGEYMVGEADNVFALTTVYATKAQAMRAAKAKWDKLQRGVAEFSISLALGRADLYPETPVAVSGFKSIIDEQTWIITKVTHALSNNGYTTGLELEVRLIDVEYEAGDD; this is encoded by the coding sequence ATGTCCGAAATACTCTACAGCGAAGCGGGGAGCACGCTCACCCCGGCCTTTATGCTGAAACTCGAAAGCAAAGATATCACTGGCAATATCAGCGCCCGTCTCATCAGCCTGACGATGACCGATAACCGGGGTTTTCAAGCCGACCAGCTCGACCTTGAGCTCAATGACGCCGACGGGCTGGTCGTGCTGCCGGTGCGCGGGGCAGTGCTTACGCTCTGGCTGGGGTGGAAAGGTTCGGCGCTCATCAACAAAGGGCGTTTCACGGTCGATGAGGTGGAGCACCGGGGCGCGCCGGATACAGTAACCATCCGCGCCCGTAGTGCTGATTTTCGTGGCACGCTGAATTCCCGCCGGGAAGAGTCCTGGCATGATAAAACCCTCGGCATGATTATCGAGGCGATAGCAGCGCGTAACAAACTTGAGTCGGCTGTCGCGCCGGAACTTGCCCGGATTGTTATTCCGCATATCGACCAGTCGCAGGAGTCCGACGCCAAATTCCTGACGCGGCTGGCTGACAGGAACGGCGGCGAGGTATCCGTCAAGGCGGGTAAGTTGCTGTTTCTCCAGGCCGGTAAAGGGCTCACTGCCAGCGGTAAGCCCATCCCGCAGGTCACGATCACCCGTGCTGACGGCGACCGGCATCAATTTGCGATTGCTGACCGTGGGGCTTACACCGGCGTTACGGCGCAATGGCTGCATACCAAAGACCCGAAGCCAAAAAAGGTGAAGGTAAAGCGTAAGCCAAAGGTTCAGCACCTGCGCGCATTGCAACACCCGAAAGCCAAAGCGAAAAAGAAAGAGGCTAAAGTACCGGAAGCCCGCGAGGGTGAGTACATGGTCGGTGAGGCTGATAACGTATTCGCTCTTACCACGGTTTACGCCACAAAAGCCCAGGCAATGCGGGCGGCTAAAGCGAAATGGGACAAGTTGCAGCGCGGCGTAGCTGAGTTTTCAATCAGCCTGGCGCTGGGGCGGGCTGACCTCTACCCCGAAACGCCAGTCGCGGTGTCTGGGTTTAAAAGCATTATTGACGAGCAGACGTGGATCATCACTAAAGTGACTCATGCGTTAAGTAATAATGGCTATACGACGGGATTAGAGCTTGAGGTGAGGCTTATTGATGTCGAATATGAGGCCGGAGATGATTAG
- the tsaD gene encoding tRNA (adenosine(37)-N6)-threonylcarbamoyltransferase complex transferase subunit TsaD: MRVLGIETSCDETGIAIYDDQNGLLANQLYSQVKLHADYGGVVPELASRDHVRKTVPLIQAALKEAGLSAKDIDAVAYTAGPGLVGALLVGATVGRSLAFAWDVPAIPVHHMEGHLLAPMLEDNPPEFPFVALLVSGGHTQLISVTGIGHYELLGESIDDAAGEAFDKTAKLLGLDYPGGPMLSKLAAQGTEGRFVFPRPMTDRPGLDFSFSGLKTFAANTIRNNGDDEQTRADIARAFEDAVVDTLMIKCKRALDQTGFTRLVMAGGVSANRTLREKLAQMMQKRRGEVFYARPEFCTDNGAMIAYAGMVRLKAGNDAGLGVTVRPRWPLSELPAA, encoded by the coding sequence ATGCGCGTACTGGGCATTGAAACATCCTGCGATGAAACCGGCATCGCCATTTATGACGATCAAAACGGGCTTCTCGCCAACCAATTGTATAGTCAAGTAAAACTGCACGCTGATTACGGCGGAGTGGTGCCGGAACTGGCATCTCGTGACCACGTGCGTAAAACCGTGCCGCTGATTCAGGCCGCGCTGAAAGAAGCCGGGCTGTCGGCAAAAGATATCGATGCGGTGGCTTACACCGCCGGGCCGGGTTTAGTCGGCGCGCTGCTGGTCGGCGCAACCGTTGGGCGTTCGCTGGCGTTTGCCTGGGATGTCCCGGCCATTCCAGTTCACCATATGGAAGGGCATTTACTGGCTCCGATGCTGGAAGATAACCCACCTGAATTTCCGTTTGTCGCGCTGCTGGTTTCCGGTGGGCACACACAGCTGATTAGCGTCACCGGTATCGGTCATTATGAACTGCTGGGCGAGTCGATTGACGATGCCGCCGGCGAAGCTTTTGACAAGACCGCCAAACTGCTGGGCCTTGATTATCCAGGCGGCCCGATGTTGTCGAAACTGGCCGCGCAAGGTACCGAAGGCCGTTTTGTTTTCCCGCGTCCCATGACCGATCGCCCAGGGCTTGATTTCAGTTTCTCCGGCCTAAAAACCTTCGCGGCAAACACGATTCGTAATAATGGTGATGACGAGCAAACGCGCGCCGACATCGCACGTGCTTTTGAAGATGCGGTGGTCGATACGCTGATGATCAAATGCAAACGCGCACTGGATCAGACCGGGTTTACACGTTTGGTGATGGCCGGAGGCGTGAGCGCTAACCGTACACTGCGGGAAAAACTGGCGCAGATGATGCAAAAACGCCGTGGCGAAGTGTTCTACGCGCGTCCGGAATTTTGTACCGATAACGGCGCGATGATTGCCTATGCGGGAATGGTGCGTCTGAAAGCAGGAAATGATGCCGGGCTCGGCGTTACAGTTCGTCCGCGCTGGCCGCTGTCCGAGTTGCCTGCGGCGTAA
- a CDS encoding DNA-binding transcriptional regulator, whose amino-acid sequence MFHCPKCKHAAHARTSRYLSENTKERYHQCTNINCSCTFVTMESIERYIVTPGKIDPAPPHPTQTGQRQLWM is encoded by the coding sequence ATGTTTCATTGTCCAAAATGCAAGCATGCGGCGCATGCGCGTACCAGTCGCTACCTAAGCGAGAACACCAAAGAACGCTATCACCAATGCACTAACATCAATTGCAGTTGTACCTTTGTGACGATGGAGTCGATAGAGCGTTATATCGTGACACCCGGAAAAATTGACCCTGCGCCACCGCACCCAACCCAGACCGGACAGCGCCAGTTATGGATGTAA
- the rpoD gene encoding RNA polymerase sigma factor RpoD: protein MEQNPQSQLKLLVTRGKEQGYLTYAEVNDHLPEDIVDSDQIEDIIQMINDMGIQVMEEAPDADDLLLAENSNNTDEDAEEAAAQVLSSVESEIGRTTDPVRMYMREMGTVELLTREGEIDIAKRIEDGINQVQCSVAEYPEAITYLLEQYDRVEAEQARLSDLITGFVDPNAEEDMAPTATHVGSELSSEEMDDEEDEEEDDSDDDSDDDNSIDPELAREKFGELRTQYELTRDTIKAKGRSHAAAQEEILKLSEVFKQFRLVPKQFDYLVNSMRVMMDRVRTQERIIMKLCVEQCKMPKKNFITLFTGNETSETWFNAALAMNKPWSEKLNDVAEEVKRGLMKLQQIEEETGLTIEQVKDINRRMSIGEAKARRAKKEMVEANLRLVISIAKKYTNRGLQFLDLIQEGNIGLMKAVDKFEYRRGYKFSTYATWWIRQAITRSIADQARTIRIPVHMIETINKLNRISRQMLQEMGREPTPEELAERMLMPEDKIRKVLKIAKEPISMETPIGDDEDSHLGDFIEDTTLELPLDSATTESLRAATHDVLAGLTAREAKVLRMRFGIDMNTDHTLEEVGKQFDVTRERIRQIEAKALRKLRHPSRSEVLRSFLDD from the coding sequence ATGGAGCAAAACCCGCAGTCACAGCTGAAGCTACTTGTCACCCGTGGTAAGGAGCAAGGCTATCTGACCTATGCCGAGGTCAATGACCATCTGCCGGAAGATATCGTCGACTCCGATCAGATCGAAGACATCATCCAAATGATCAACGACATGGGCATCCAGGTGATGGAAGAAGCACCCGATGCCGATGATCTGTTGCTGGCTGAAAACTCCAACAACACAGACGAAGACGCGGAAGAAGCTGCTGCGCAGGTGCTTTCCAGCGTTGAGTCTGAAATCGGACGTACTACCGACCCGGTGCGCATGTACATGCGCGAAATGGGCACCGTTGAACTGCTGACCCGTGAAGGCGAAATCGACATCGCCAAACGTATTGAAGACGGGATTAACCAGGTTCAGTGCTCTGTCGCCGAGTACCCGGAAGCGATCACCTATTTGCTGGAACAATATGACCGCGTTGAAGCTGAACAAGCTCGCCTGTCCGATTTGATCACCGGCTTTGTAGATCCTAACGCTGAAGAAGATATGGCACCGACGGCCACCCACGTCGGTTCTGAACTCTCCAGCGAAGAGATGGACGATGAGGAAGATGAAGAAGAAGACGACAGCGATGATGACAGCGACGATGACAACAGCATCGATCCTGAGCTGGCGCGTGAAAAATTCGGCGAACTGCGTACGCAGTACGAATTGACTCGCGACACGATCAAAGCCAAAGGACGCAGCCACGCTGCCGCGCAGGAAGAGATCCTCAAGCTGTCTGAAGTCTTCAAGCAATTCCGTCTGGTACCGAAGCAGTTCGATTACCTGGTTAACAGCATGCGCGTCATGATGGACCGTGTGCGTACCCAAGAACGCATCATCATGAAACTGTGCGTTGAACAGTGCAAAATGCCGAAGAAAAACTTCATTACGCTGTTTACCGGCAATGAAACCAGCGAAACCTGGTTCAACGCCGCGCTGGCCATGAACAAACCATGGTCTGAAAAGCTGAACGATGTAGCGGAAGAAGTTAAACGCGGCCTGATGAAGTTGCAGCAGATCGAAGAAGAAACCGGCCTGACCATTGAGCAGGTTAAAGATATAAACCGTCGTATGTCTATCGGCGAAGCGAAAGCGCGTCGTGCGAAGAAAGAGATGGTGGAAGCGAACTTGCGTCTGGTTATTTCTATCGCCAAGAAATACACCAACCGTGGTCTGCAATTCCTCGATCTGATTCAGGAAGGCAACATCGGTCTGATGAAAGCGGTAGATAAGTTCGAATACCGCCGTGGTTACAAATTCTCCACCTACGCAACCTGGTGGATCCGTCAGGCGATCACCCGCTCCATCGCGGATCAGGCGCGCACCATCCGTATTCCGGTGCATATGATTGAGACAATCAACAAGCTCAACCGTATTTCTCGCCAGATGCTGCAGGAAATGGGGCGTGAGCCGACGCCGGAAGAGCTGGCTGAGCGTATGCTGATGCCGGAAGATAAGATTCGTAAAGTGCTGAAAATCGCCAAAGAGCCAATCTCCATGGAAACACCGATTGGTGATGATGAAGATTCACATCTGGGCGATTTTATCGAGGATACCACCCTCGAACTGCCGCTGGACTCTGCAACCACCGAGAGCCTGCGAGCAGCAACGCACGACGTTCTGGCCGGCCTGACCGCGCGTGAAGCGAAAGTCCTGCGTATGCGTTTCGGTATTGATATGAACACCGATCACACACTGGAAGAAGTGGGTAAACAGTTCGATGTTACTCGCGAACGTATCCGTCAGATCGAAGCGAAGGCGCTGCGTAAACTGCGCCATCCGAGCCGTTCTGAAGTGCTGCGTAGCTTCCTCGACGATTAA
- the dnaG gene encoding DNA primase, translating into MAGRIPRVFINDLLARTDIVDLIDARVKLKKQGKNYHACCPFHNEKTPSFTVNGEKQFYHCFGCGAHGNALDFLMNYDKLEFVESVEELAAMHNLEVPFEAGSGPSLIERHQRQTLYQLMDGLNAFYQQSLKNSAAEPAREYLSRRGLSSDIITRFAIGYAPPGWDNVLKRFGNNSENRKSLIDAGMLVTNDQGRSYDRFRERVMFPIRDKRGRVIGFGGRVLGNDTPKYLNSPETDIFHKGRQLYGLYEAQQDNDEPQRLLVVEGYMDVVALAQYGINYAVASLGTSTTADHIQLLFRVTKNVICCYDGDRAGREAAWRALETALPYMSDGRQLRFMFLPDGEDPDTLVRKEGKEAFEARMEQAQPLSTFLFNSLLPQADLTTPDGTTQLAALALPLINQVPGETLRIQLRQLLGNKIGIFDDAQLDRLMPKQVESASTRPAPQLKRTTMRILIGLLIQNPELAPKVPPLAGLDQSRLAGLGLFAELVNTCLAQPGLTTGQLLEHYRGTNEAATLEKLSTWDDIADKDIAEKTFTDALNHMFDSMLERRQEELIARDRTHGLSSEERRELWQLNQELAKK; encoded by the coding sequence ATGGCTGGACGAATCCCACGTGTTTTTATCAATGACCTGCTGGCGCGCACCGACATCGTCGATCTCATCGACGCGCGTGTAAAGCTGAAAAAGCAGGGCAAGAACTACCACGCGTGCTGTCCATTCCATAACGAAAAAACCCCCTCTTTCACCGTGAATGGTGAAAAACAGTTTTACCACTGCTTTGGTTGTGGCGCGCACGGTAACGCTCTCGACTTTTTAATGAACTACGACAAGCTCGAGTTCGTGGAAAGCGTCGAAGAGTTAGCGGCGATGCATAACCTGGAAGTGCCGTTCGAAGCAGGCAGCGGACCCAGCCTGATAGAGCGCCACCAACGGCAAACACTCTATCAATTGATGGACGGGCTGAACGCTTTTTATCAGCAATCTCTGAAAAATTCAGCCGCAGAACCTGCAAGAGAGTACCTCTCCAGGCGCGGTTTGAGCAGTGACATTATCACGCGATTCGCGATTGGTTATGCCCCTCCCGGCTGGGACAACGTGTTAAAACGTTTTGGCAACAACAGCGAAAACCGCAAGTCACTGATCGATGCAGGCATGCTGGTCACAAACGATCAAGGACGCAGTTACGATCGCTTCCGCGAGCGGGTTATGTTCCCTATTCGCGACAAGCGTGGCCGGGTGATTGGTTTTGGTGGGCGCGTGCTGGGCAACGATACCCCCAAATACCTGAACTCCCCGGAAACCGATATTTTTCATAAAGGCCGCCAGTTGTATGGCCTTTATGAAGCACAGCAGGACAACGATGAGCCGCAGCGGTTGCTTGTCGTCGAAGGTTATATGGACGTGGTGGCGCTGGCGCAATACGGCATCAACTATGCGGTCGCGTCGCTGGGCACATCAACCACGGCGGATCACATTCAGCTGCTATTCAGGGTGACGAAAAACGTCATCTGTTGTTATGACGGCGACCGTGCAGGCCGTGAAGCCGCATGGCGAGCACTGGAAACGGCGCTGCCTTATATGAGCGATGGTCGCCAGCTGCGCTTTATGTTCCTGCCGGATGGTGAAGATCCCGATACGCTAGTGCGTAAAGAGGGTAAAGAGGCGTTCGAAGCGCGGATGGAGCAGGCTCAGCCGCTCTCCACGTTTTTGTTTAACAGCCTTTTGCCGCAGGCGGACTTAACCACCCCGGATGGGACAACACAGCTTGCCGCGCTGGCGTTGCCATTAATCAACCAGGTGCCGGGTGAGACACTACGTATCCAGTTACGACAGTTGTTGGGGAACAAAATTGGCATTTTCGACGATGCACAACTTGATCGTTTAATGCCAAAGCAGGTGGAAAGCGCCTCGACGCGCCCCGCGCCCCAGCTAAAACGCACAACCATGCGTATACTGATAGGGTTATTGATCCAAAACCCGGAACTGGCGCCAAAGGTTCCGCCGCTTGCAGGGTTAGATCAATCCAGATTAGCCGGGCTTGGCTTATTTGCAGAACTGGTCAACACTTGTTTGGCACAGCCAGGTCTGACAACTGGGCAACTTTTGGAACATTATCGCGGCACAAATGAGGCCGCAACCCTTGAAAAACTGTCGACATGGGACGATATAGCAGATAAGGACATCGCTGAAAAAACGTTTACCGACGCGCTCAATCATATGTTTGATTCGATGCTTGAACGGCGACAAGAAGAGTTGATAGCTCGTGATCGCACACACGGTTTAAGCAGCGAAGAACGCCGGGAGCTCTGGCAGTTAAACCAGGAACTGGCGAAAAAGTAA